From a single Aquificaceae bacterium genomic region:
- the argH gene encoding argininosuccinate lyase — translation MQKPWEGRFREKTEEFVERFTQSVSFDRELALWDIRQSKAHVKTLQRAGVLSEDEAKKLLEGLQSIEEDILQGRFVFRDELEDVHMNIEAELIRRLGDVGGKLHTARSRNDQVATDERLYIKDRLLEVIEALRALRRELIKLAENSLDIIMPSYTHLQRAQPIRLAHYFLAYREIFLVDESRFMNAYRSADCLPLGSGAVAGVDFPLDRFYTAELLGFGRVCRNSMQATADRDFILDVLYACAVCGMHLSRLSEDLILWSTEEFGFIDLPDRLCTGSSIMPQKKNPDVLELIRGKTGRLYGNLMSLLTVLKGLPMAYNRDLQEDKEPLFDSLKTIKDCLEGMRLVLEGMSIRADRMREASGGFTLMTDLANYLVHKGLPFRQAHAIAGSITAYLLEKGKRPEELTLEELKSFSELYEEDALELLDPQKVADRRKTYGGTAKEELMKRLQVSKREEGMP, via the coding sequence ATGCAAAAGCCCTGGGAAGGACGCTTCAGAGAAAAGACAGAAGAGTTTGTGGAGAGGTTTACCCAGTCGGTAAGTTTTGACAGGGAGCTTGCCCTCTGGGACATCCGCCAGAGCAAGGCTCACGTGAAAACCCTGCAGAGGGCAGGCGTGCTCTCAGAAGATGAGGCAAAAAAGCTCCTTGAAGGTCTTCAGAGCATAGAGGAAGACATACTGCAGGGCAGGTTTGTCTTCAGAGATGAGCTTGAGGACGTGCACATGAACATAGAGGCAGAGCTCATAAGGAGACTGGGGGATGTGGGAGGAAAGCTACACACAGCCAGGAGCAGGAACGACCAGGTGGCAACCGATGAGAGGCTATACATAAAAGACAGACTCCTTGAGGTGATAGAGGCTCTCAGAGCTCTCAGAAGAGAGCTCATAAAGCTTGCAGAAAACAGCCTTGATATAATAATGCCCTCTTACACACACCTTCAGAGAGCTCAGCCCATAAGGCTTGCCCACTACTTTCTGGCATACAGGGAAATCTTCCTTGTGGATGAGAGCAGGTTTATGAATGCCTACAGGTCTGCAGATTGCCTTCCACTTGGTTCTGGCGCCGTTGCCGGGGTTGACTTTCCCCTCGACAGGTTCTACACGGCGGAGCTTTTGGGCTTTGGCAGAGTCTGCAGAAACTCCATGCAGGCGACTGCTGACAGGGACTTTATTCTGGATGTGCTTTATGCCTGTGCTGTCTGTGGCATGCACCTGTCAAGACTCTCAGAAGACCTCATTCTGTGGTCCACAGAAGAGTTTGGCTTTATAGATCTGCCCGACAGGCTCTGCACAGGAAGCTCCATAATGCCTCAGAAGAAAAATCCCGACGTGCTTGAACTCATAAGAGGAAAGACGGGAAGGCTTTACGGAAATCTGATGAGCCTTCTGACTGTGCTGAAAGGGCTACCAATGGCATACAACAGAGACCTGCAGGAGGACAAAGAGCCTCTATTTGACAGCCTGAAAACCATTAAGGACTGCCTTGAGGGCATGAGACTTGTGCTGGAAGGCATGAGTATAAGAGCGGACCGTATGAGAGAAGCAAGCGGAGGCTTTACCCTCATGACAGACCTTGCCAACTACCTGGTGCATAAGGGACTTCCCTTCCGTCAGGCACACGCAATAGCAGGCTCCATTACCGCATACCTTCTTGAAAAGGGCAAAAGACCGGAAGAGCTAACCCTTGAGGAGCTAAAGAGTTTTTCTGAGCTATACGAGGAGGATGCCCTTGAGCTCCTTGACCCCCAGAAGGTAGCAGACAGAAGAAAGACCTACGGCGGAACTGCAAAGGAAGAGCTTATGAAAAGACTGCAGGTATCAAAAAGGGAGGAGGGCATGCCATGA
- a CDS encoding carbon monoxide dehydrogenase beta subunit family protein codes for MWRVVYTGQRPHYENIALDRIMLDLMAEGKIPPTVRFLQFRPECVLVGFHQAVEQEVRLEYTQREGIQVGRRITGGGAIYFDETQIGWEVIASTEHLRSLSYEELTRKICTGVAKGLQKLGVKAEFRPRNDIEVEGKKISGTGGVFEGKAFLYQGTVLMDFNVERMLKSLQIPVEKLTSKGIKSAEDRVEWVKRALGYMPQKEEVFRAILEGLKEELQIDAQWEELTEEELRLFEEKKDYFRSDEWVYHVKRAPTDSEMLFGIYRCPGGTFRVSAKVDLQSKVLQQVIINGDFFVCPQRLIYDLEAYLKHSPLVDVEKRIREFFSQRDWEGLNLKVEDFVEAVLFPLRKVEGIELGIEKKRLNNIIASIGGGLVENLQKAKVMLLPYCAKPRWCDYRHLDDCGECGGCTVGDAYRLAYQKGMIPITITSFELLRDTLLWCAQNGYTYIGHCCYEFYEKRYEIFRRASEEGAKGVLFDIVGTTCYSLGVEEEERAYHGEFTVELDLIKEDLYNSLSIKEDAEEKENRRETSFGFSPYLADFRPEYYRKPKAVPTPQEDRTRTSMQREVFLGEATIGEEVVGYREAFDTLARWLKESERPTIVLGPLVFWDFGEKELQEKARLLRELIEKVGRFNVKVLPDYRPKLKKYDPSVEMDPPNPHHAVLHGRHDLTVLVGVHCYRTDFVIRLLRKYTDTKVVALCGLYGHPTAHLSTSFTDAEKLEDFTKLL; via the coding sequence ATGTGGCGTGTTGTATACACCGGACAGAGACCTCACTACGAAAACATAGCCCTTGACAGGATAATGCTTGACCTTATGGCGGAGGGGAAGATTCCTCCCACTGTAAGGTTTTTGCAGTTTAGGCCCGAGTGTGTGCTGGTGGGATTTCATCAGGCAGTGGAGCAAGAAGTCCGTCTTGAATACACGCAGAGGGAAGGCATTCAGGTGGGGAGAAGAATCACCGGAGGGGGTGCCATATACTTTGACGAGACCCAGATAGGCTGGGAGGTGATAGCCAGCACGGAGCACCTTAGAAGCCTGAGCTACGAAGAGCTGACAAGAAAAATATGCACCGGTGTCGCAAAGGGCCTTCAGAAGCTTGGCGTAAAGGCAGAGTTCAGACCAAGAAACGATATAGAGGTAGAAGGAAAAAAGATTTCAGGCACTGGCGGTGTCTTTGAAGGAAAGGCCTTTCTCTATCAGGGCACCGTGCTTATGGACTTTAACGTGGAGCGCATGCTAAAGTCTCTGCAGATTCCTGTGGAAAAGCTCACCTCCAAAGGCATAAAGTCCGCAGAGGACAGGGTAGAGTGGGTAAAGAGGGCTCTGGGCTATATGCCTCAGAAGGAAGAGGTCTTCAGGGCAATCCTTGAAGGCCTAAAGGAGGAGCTCCAGATAGATGCTCAGTGGGAGGAGCTCACTGAGGAGGAGCTCAGGCTCTTTGAAGAGAAGAAGGATTACTTCAGGAGCGACGAGTGGGTCTACCATGTGAAGAGGGCTCCCACCGACAGCGAGATGCTTTTTGGCATATACAGGTGTCCGGGTGGAACCTTCAGGGTTTCTGCCAAGGTGGACCTTCAGAGCAAGGTGCTACAGCAGGTAATAATAAACGGGGACTTCTTTGTCTGCCCTCAGAGGCTCATCTACGACCTTGAGGCCTATCTCAAGCATAGCCCCCTTGTGGATGTGGAAAAGAGAATAAGGGAGTTCTTCTCACAGAGAGATTGGGAAGGTCTGAACCTGAAGGTGGAAGACTTTGTGGAGGCAGTCCTCTTTCCCCTGCGCAAGGTGGAGGGCATAGAGCTGGGTATTGAAAAAAAAAGACTGAATAACATCATAGCCTCCATAGGTGGAGGACTTGTGGAAAACCTCCAGAAGGCAAAGGTGATGCTCCTGCCCTACTGTGCCAAGCCAAGATGGTGCGACTACAGGCATCTGGACGACTGCGGAGAGTGTGGGGGATGCACGGTGGGAGATGCCTACAGGCTTGCCTACCAGAAGGGCATGATACCCATAACCATAACCTCCTTTGAGCTACTCAGAGACACTCTCTTGTGGTGTGCTCAAAATGGATACACCTACATAGGACACTGCTGTTATGAGTTTTATGAAAAGAGATACGAAATATTTAGAAGGGCGTCGGAGGAGGGAGCAAAGGGCGTACTCTTTGACATTGTGGGAACCACCTGCTACAGCCTGGGCGTGGAGGAGGAAGAGAGGGCATACCACGGAGAGTTCACCGTAGAACTTGACCTTATAAAGGAAGACCTGTACAACAGCCTTTCTATAAAGGAAGATGCGGAGGAAAAGGAAAACAGAAGGGAGACAAGTTTTGGCTTTTCTCCTTACCTTGCGGACTTTAGGCCAGAATACTACAGAAAGCCTAAGGCGGTGCCGACACCTCAGGAAGATAGGACAAGGACCTCCATGCAGAGAGAGGTCTTCCTTGGAGAGGCAACCATAGGAGAAGAGGTTGTAGGCTATCGGGAAGCCTTTGATACCCTTGCCCGATGGCTAAAGGAATCTGAAAGACCTACCATAGTGCTGGGACCTCTGGTCTTCTGGGACTTTGGAGAGAAGGAGCTTCAGGAAAAGGCAAGGCTCCTCAGGGAACTTATTGAGAAGGTGGGAAGGTTCAACGTGAAAGTCCTGCCTGACTACAGACCAAAGCTAAAAAAATACGACCCTTCTGTAGAAATGGACCCTCCTAACCCGCACCATGCAGTGCTCCATGGCAGGCACGACCTTACGGTGCTTGTGGGAGTGCACTGCTACAGAACAGACTTTGTGATAAGACTTCTGAGAAAGTATACGGATACAAAGGTGGTTGCCCTCTGCGGGCTCTATGGACATCCTACCGCACACCTCTCAACGAGCTTTACGGATGCGGAAAAACTGGAAGATTTTACAAAACTCCTTTGA
- a CDS encoding DegT/DnrJ/EryC1/StrS family aminotransferase, with product MIRIIEPRFSEEEKNIVLEILQSGQITRGKWTALFQEEFARYLGVKHVFTVCSGTVALFVALKALGVEGERVVVPAMSFMATIDAVYLAGGVPVVVDVDQHYTMDPNQLEDAVKRYRPKVVVPVHLYGQTADMDAIMQLSERYGFYVLEDSAQAHGAMWKGKKAGSLGHISAFSFYASKNLPMGEGGAVATSDDRLAAEIKKWIDFGEHPAFNVRITEFQAGVGYVQLRKLDENNQRRREIAHKYMQSLNGAFVHPVEREGAYHIYHLYTLRHPQREQIVERLRGKGIDARVYYPYLLHELRNAEHLPTPNAERFRKEVFSIPVHPYLSDEEVNFMVEILLSEVGLAPHPLC from the coding sequence ATGATAAGAATAATAGAACCAAGGTTTTCAGAAGAGGAGAAAAACATAGTTCTTGAGATACTCCAGAGTGGACAGATAACCAGAGGTAAGTGGACAGCCCTCTTTCAGGAGGAGTTTGCCAGATATCTGGGTGTAAAGCATGTCTTTACAGTATGCTCTGGAACAGTTGCCCTCTTTGTGGCACTAAAAGCTCTGGGGGTAGAAGGAGAGAGGGTGGTAGTGCCAGCCATGAGTTTTATGGCAACCATAGATGCGGTCTACCTCGCAGGTGGCGTGCCTGTGGTGGTGGACGTGGACCAGCACTACACTATGGACCCAAACCAGCTTGAGGATGCGGTAAAGAGATACAGACCAAAGGTGGTAGTGCCCGTGCACCTTTATGGGCAGACCGCAGACATGGACGCCATAATGCAGCTCTCAGAAAGGTATGGCTTTTATGTGTTGGAGGACTCCGCTCAGGCACACGGTGCCATGTGGAAGGGCAAAAAGGCGGGCTCTCTGGGGCATATATCAGCCTTTAGCTTCTATGCCTCCAAAAACCTGCCCATGGGAGAGGGTGGTGCGGTCGCCACCAGCGATGACAGGCTCGCCGCTGAAATTAAAAAGTGGATAGACTTTGGAGAGCATCCAGCTTTCAATGTGAGAATTACTGAGTTTCAGGCAGGCGTAGGATACGTGCAGCTCAGAAAGCTGGATGAAAACAACCAGAGGAGAAGAGAAATAGCCCACAAATACATGCAGTCTCTGAACGGCGCCTTTGTGCACCCTGTCGAAAGAGAGGGAGCTTACCATATCTATCACCTGTATACCCTGAGGCATCCTCAGAGGGAACAGATAGTGGAAAGGCTCAGGGGAAAGGGCATAGATGCAAGGGTATACTACCCTTATCTTCTTCATGAGCTAAGAAATGCAGAGCATCTTCCTACTCCCAACGCAGAGAGGTTCAGGAAAGAGGTTTTTTCCATCCCCGTTCACCCCTATCTCTCTGATGAGGAGGTGAACTTTATGGTTGAGATTCTCCTGTCTGAGGTCGGGTTAGCTCCGCACCCCTTATGTTGA
- a CDS encoding OmpA family protein has protein sequence MKKKKCPEEVSEKWAIPYADFLTLLLCLFIALFAMAQAGKQAALEYAQAFAKAFGMRLVPFQETLPRQILPEPVLKRAEPTEKGRRLQRQLQELQEMLKKMGLEGELKIAYEAIGIRLILQEKLLFEPGSADIKPEMRPILDRLYEIVKDLPNPVEVEGHTDNIPISTERFPSNWELSTARAGSIVRYFIAKGVNPERLKASGYADTRPIASNTTPEGRAQNRRVEIVILNIRGAELTRPQTGESQP, from the coding sequence ATGAAGAAGAAAAAGTGCCCCGAGGAAGTTTCAGAGAAATGGGCAATACCATATGCAGACTTTCTCACGCTGCTTCTGTGTCTTTTCATAGCCCTCTTTGCCATGGCTCAGGCGGGCAAGCAGGCGGCGCTTGAATATGCTCAGGCTTTTGCAAAAGCCTTCGGTATGAGGCTTGTCCCCTTTCAGGAAACTTTGCCAAGGCAGATACTCCCAGAGCCAGTGCTAAAAAGAGCTGAACCCACAGAAAAGGGAAGAAGACTGCAGAGGCAGCTTCAGGAGCTTCAGGAAATGCTGAAAAAGATGGGTCTTGAAGGGGAATTAAAAATAGCCTACGAGGCCATAGGTATAAGGCTTATTCTTCAGGAGAAGCTTCTCTTTGAACCGGGAAGCGCAGACATAAAGCCGGAGATGAGACCTATTCTTGACAGACTGTATGAGATAGTCAAAGACCTTCCAAATCCTGTGGAAGTGGAGGGGCATACGGATAACATACCCATATCAACGGAGAGGTTTCCCTCCAACTGGGAGCTTTCTACTGCAAGGGCTGGTTCCATAGTTAGGTATTTTATAGCAAAGGGTGTAAACCCTGAGAGATTAAAGGCTTCGGGTTATGCTGATACCAGACCCATAGCTTCCAACACAACTCCAGAGGGCAGAGCCCAGAACAGAAGGGTGGAAATCGTCATACTCAACATAAGGGGTGCGGAGCTAACCCGACCTCAGACAGGAGAATCTCAACCATAA
- a CDS encoding MotA/TolQ/ExbB proton channel family protein has protein sequence MDLLTVIGIVGGLVALLIGAVLKGASILFLIQPAAFVIVVPTTLFASLVTMPIAKFSLIIEGLKIAFKGGGNEALETKAQLVELANIVRKEGMLALETRAEEIEDPFLRRAIDLMVLGVDENVLVESLEAEIAKKEEDFEIAVEYWKNSAESAPTFGLVGAVFGLMKALKSLDNAQELAAGISAAFVATVYGITFSYLVFGPLSKKIKIKSKEETLRMYMILDACRMMVRGENPRLIEERLSSYVEVK, from the coding sequence ATGGACCTTCTTACAGTTATAGGCATTGTGGGGGGACTGGTGGCTCTTCTCATAGGTGCAGTTCTCAAGGGTGCGAGCATTCTGTTTCTCATACAGCCGGCTGCCTTTGTTATAGTGGTTCCAACCACTCTTTTTGCAAGCCTTGTAACCATGCCCATAGCAAAGTTTTCTCTTATCATAGAAGGCCTTAAAATAGCCTTTAAGGGTGGTGGGAATGAAGCTCTTGAGACCAAAGCTCAGCTTGTTGAGCTAGCAAACATCGTGAGAAAAGAGGGTATGCTTGCCCTTGAAACCAGGGCGGAGGAGATAGAGGACCCCTTTCTCAGGAGAGCAATAGACCTTATGGTTCTCGGTGTGGATGAAAACGTGCTCGTGGAGAGCTTAGAAGCGGAGATAGCAAAGAAGGAAGAGGACTTTGAAATAGCGGTGGAATACTGGAAGAACTCTGCGGAAAGTGCACCCACCTTTGGTCTTGTGGGAGCCGTCTTCGGATTGATGAAAGCCCTCAAGAGCCTTGACAACGCTCAGGAGCTTGCTGCGGGAATATCTGCCGCTTTTGTGGCAACCGTTTACGGGATAACCTTTTCCTATCTCGTTTTTGGTCCGCTCTCCAAGAAGATTAAGATAAAGTCAAAAGAGGAGACGCTCAGAATGTATATGATACTGGATGCCTGCAGGATGATGGTGAGGGGCGAAAATCCCAGGCTTATAGAAGAAAGGCTCAGCTCTTACGTTGAGGTCAAATAA